The genomic stretch CGAGGTCTGGCGCGCGAAGCAGGTTGCCGCCCTGCAAGACGGCGTGCCGCCGCCACCGCGGCCGGTCATCAGCGACAACGAGATTCGCGAGAGCATCGAAACCGGCCAGCTTCGAATCCAGCGCGAACGCGGCACCGACCTGACGATTTTCTCGCCGCGCGCGGCCGGCATGGGCCATCACCTCGCCACCGCCGATGCCAACGCATCCTGGTCGAGCGCATGCAATGACCTCGTGCATCGCGTGTGCACCCTCTTCCCGCGCAATTTCGCCGCCGTCTGCCAATTGCCGCAAGCGCCGGGCGTGCCGGCCGCCAACTGCATCGCCGAGTTGCGGCGCTGCGTGGAGGAACTGGGTTTCATCGGCTGCAATCTGAACCCCGATCCGTCCGGCGGCCATTGGGCGGGACCGCCGCTCACCGACCGCTCGTGGTATCCGCTCTACGAAGCGATGGTGGAGCTCGACGTGCCAGCGATGATTCACGTCTCATCGTCGTGCAATCCGAATTTCCACGCGACGGGCGCGCACTACATCAACGGCGACACGTCAGCGTTCATGCAACTGTTGGCGGCAGATCTGTTCGCCGACTTCCCGACGCTGCGCTTCATCATCCCGCACGGCGGCGGCGCGGTGCCGTATCACTGGGGACGCTATCGCGGGCTTGCTCAGGACATGAAGCGGCCGCTGCTCAACGAGTACCTGTTGAAGAACGTGTTCTTCGACACCTGCGTCTATCACCAGCCGGGCGCCGAGCTGCTCGCCAAGGTCATACCGGTCGGGAACATCCTGTTTGCGTCCGAGACGATCGGCGCGGTCCAGGGCATCGATCCCGAGACCGGGCACTACTACGACGACACGCGGCGCTATATCGACGCCATCGCCTGGCTCAGCCCCGCGGACCGGCAACGTATCTACGAGGACAACGCCCGCGCGGTGTACGGGCGTTTGTCGCGTCAACTCGAACTGCAATTTTCAGTGGAAGGTGCAGCAATATGAATCCGATCGGATGGCGTGAATACGAGTCCGCGCCGCAAACGAGCGCCGCAACGCTCGACGCCCTGCGTGAGCTGGCGGTCTCGCTTCTAAGCGACAACATGGCCCGCTCGAGCGGCATGGTCGGCCTGCATCCCTTTCATCAACCGAAGCCGATGGCCGGAACCGCGGTCACGGTGCGCACGCGGGCCGGCGACAATCTGGCGATTCATCGCGCTTTCGACTTTTGCCGGCCGGGAGATGTGCTGGTGATCGACGGCGCCGGGGAACTCACGCAGGCGCTGATGGGCGACATCATGGCCAGCTTCGCGGAGAGCCTGGGCGTGCAGGGTCTGGTGATCGACGGCGCTATCCGCGACGTGGGCGCGATACGGAAACGCGATTTTCCGGTGTACGCGCGTGCTGTCACGCATCGTGGCCCCTACAAGAACGGCCCGGGGGAGATCAACGTGCCGGTGACCGTCGGCGGGATGGTGGTGCATCCTGGCGACGTTATCGTCGGCGATGAAGACGGCTTGCTCGCGATTCCGATCGGCGACGTGGAAACGGTGATCGAAGGCGCGCGGCGGCAAGCTGCAAAGGAAGCCACGGCGCTGAGTTCGATCGGCGACGGTTGCTTCGATCGTTCATGGGTGATTCCGCACCGCGACCGGATGATGAATGGCTGACGTGCAGGCGAGCGCCTGTTATTCTGCGTCGCGTCGGCGTCATCCACTCAACCCTGAACAGAATCGGTCCGTCATGCCGGAACATCTAGATGCTTCAGCCCTCATCGAACTCGCGAAGCGTGCTGAAAGTGTCGCCAGTGCGCCATGCAGCTGTACGCGAACTTCGTTGGACGGCTGGCAATCCCAACCGCTTTCTCTAGACGAAACACAGTTTCAGGAGATCGGCACGCTCGTATCGGATGATGAAGCCGAACCCACGTTCAGCGAGTTCCTGCCGGGAAAAACGAGTTATTGGTCTTCCGATGCGCCCATCGCGCCGCGTTACTTTCCCTACAACCGTTGTGGCGTGTGGGAATGTTCACACTGCAGCCGTCTCTATTTGCGTTATACCGAAGGCGGCGGATACTTCGTCGATCGCAGGATCCGCGCCGTGCAATCAGCCTTGATTCAAGACGTTCCTCTATGACTGGTCGAGCGATCGATCGTGGGCAAATGTGTCTGTGAAAACCGATCTATAAAAATCAATGACCTGCGCATGTTGCCGGGCGCTGCCAGGTTTGTGAAAACCAAACTCGCTATGCTTGCTGCGGCTAAATATGTTTGTGAAAAGTCCGACCCGGATGAATGTGCGCAGATACATTACCGTGGCCCCCAACCCTTGCAAGCAGGAATCGAAACACGCATAGCGCCCGTGCGATCACCGCCCGGCTGGGCTCGCCCCATAGCGCGCGCTCGGAACGCCCAGCAGACCGCCGAATAACGGACGCTCAACGTTTGACATGAGAGGCGGCCTAGCCTCGCGAGTCCGCTCGATGGAAGGGTTAGGCCTCAGGTTGGTGGCAAACCACTTCGATGTTGTGCCCGTCCGGACCAATGACAAAAGCTGCATAGTAGTTCGCGTGGTAGTGCGGGCGCGGACCAGGCGCACCATTGTCTTTGCCACCCGCCTCCAGAGCCGCGCGATAGAAAGCTTCGACTTGCTGGCGATTCTCGGCCGTGAACGCCAAGTGAAGATGCGCCGGCTTCTCCTCGGTTTGGTACAGGCACAATGAAGCCTTACCCTGTGGGCTTAGCTCGACACCGTACGTCGGCGGCCCCTCCGAGACAACAGCTACGCCGAGCGGTTCGAGTGCCTTGAGGAAGAACGCTTTGCTCGCTGCATAGTCGCTGACTCCGAATTTGACGTGGTCGAACATGAGTTCTCCTGAAGTGTGTGGGCCTGCGCGAGGCCTAACGTGATTTAGAGATCACCGCGATGTTGCCACACGTAGCCACAAGTAGCCACCGGTGGCAGTCGGGGTATGACATCCGCACGGTGCAGGAGTTGCCCGGTCACGCAGACGTAACCGCCACGATGATCTACACGCACGTGCTGAAGGTTGGCGGTGGAGGCGTGCCGAGCCCACTGGACTCGTTGCCTTGAAGGCGGGCAACCGCAAAGCAGACCGTGGCGAATGACCGAAAGTGGCCGAACCCGGAAATTCGATGTCGATCCGGCTCGGTCGAGCCTGGGCCGACATCGAATTTCCGTAGCCAACCCGTTGCAGTCCTTCAGCATTGCCGGCTGAAGGTCACATATCTGCCGGAAAGCAGGCTTTCACATGTCGTCTGCCCTGGCGCCACGTAGCTCGCGCACCCCGCGCCCAAGGCGCCGGCGCAACAGTGTGCGCAACGTCGCGCCATCGACATAACCGACCGCCGTGGCAATCGCCTCAATGTCGAGGCGGCTCGTGCGAAGGAGATGAACGGCTCGCTCGACGCGAAGGTCCTGGAAGTAAGACAGCGGAGATTTTCCAAGCACAGCCTCGATGCGGCGCTGCAGTGTTCGCGTACTGGTTGCCAGGGCGCTCGCTGCTGCATCAAGCGAAAAGCCCTCAGCGAGCCGGCCTCTTGCCCAGCGCTCGAAGCGCTCGACGAGCGGATCTGCGCGCGCGAGATGATCCGGGATCATGTAGGGCGCTTGCGAAGGTCGTGCGTCCACCAGCAGATAGCGGGCTACAACCGATGCCAGATCGGGACTCGCCTGATTCAGCAGCCAAAGAGCGAGATCGAGGTGCCCCATCGCGGCGCCCGCAGTGGTGAAGTCGCCCGACGGCACCACCATGCGAGCGCTGTCCAGGCGAACCTCCGGGTAACGCTGGCGAAACAGAGGCGCGAGCCACCACGTTGTGGTGGCTTCCTGGCCATTCAGCAAGCCAGATTCCGCCAGCACGAAAGTGCCAATGCAAGCGGTCGCGATCTTCACGCCTTCCGCGTGACTTTGACGGAGCAATGCCATTGCATCGACCACGTCGCGCCGCGCGAGCGCCGACACCAGTTGCTCCGGCATTTTTGTGGCGAGTGCCGGCACGACCAGCCAGTCCGGCCGGTCCATTGCGCTCACCGGCTTGACCGGCACGCGCATGCCCAAAGCAGTCCGCACATCGCGCCGCATACCGATCACATCGATTTCAAAGTGCGGGCCGACGCCGGGCTGCTGGACGGCGGCCAGATCGTTTGCGGTGGTGCAAGCGTCGAGCACCGCGGAAAGCCCCGTGTCGAACACGCCGTCGAGAGCGAGAATCGTCAACTTCATGTCGTAAATGACCTCAAAAATGTCATTTACGACAATAGTACGCATGCGCGTTCCTGTCTACAGTGGTCCTCAATCCGAACGCAACCTGTCCGCGTTGCCCGGA from Paraburkholderia sp. IMGN_8 encodes the following:
- a CDS encoding amidohydrolase family protein, which produces MIIDCHGHYTTSPPQHEVWRAKQVAALQDGVPPPPRPVISDNEIRESIETGQLRIQRERGTDLTIFSPRAAGMGHHLATADANASWSSACNDLVHRVCTLFPRNFAAVCQLPQAPGVPAANCIAELRRCVEELGFIGCNLNPDPSGGHWAGPPLTDRSWYPLYEAMVELDVPAMIHVSSSCNPNFHATGAHYINGDTSAFMQLLAADLFADFPTLRFIIPHGGGAVPYHWGRYRGLAQDMKRPLLNEYLLKNVFFDTCVYHQPGAELLAKVIPVGNILFASETIGAVQGIDPETGHYYDDTRRYIDAIAWLSPADRQRIYEDNARAVYGRLSRQLELQFSVEGAAI
- a CDS encoding RraA family protein gives rise to the protein MNPIGWREYESAPQTSAATLDALRELAVSLLSDNMARSSGMVGLHPFHQPKPMAGTAVTVRTRAGDNLAIHRAFDFCRPGDVLVIDGAGELTQALMGDIMASFAESLGVQGLVIDGAIRDVGAIRKRDFPVYARAVTHRGPYKNGPGEINVPVTVGGMVVHPGDVIVGDEDGLLAIPIGDVETVIEGARRQAAKEATALSSIGDGCFDRSWVIPHRDRMMNG
- a CDS encoding VOC family protein, with protein sequence MFDHVKFGVSDYAASKAFFLKALEPLGVAVVSEGPPTYGVELSPQGKASLCLYQTEEKPAHLHLAFTAENRQQVEAFYRAALEAGGKDNGAPGPRPHYHANYYAAFVIGPDGHNIEVVCHQPEA
- a CDS encoding helix-turn-helix domain-containing protein, whose translation is MKLTILALDGVFDTGLSAVLDACTTANDLAAVQQPGVGPHFEIDVIGMRRDVRTALGMRVPVKPVSAMDRPDWLVVPALATKMPEQLVSALARRDVVDAMALLRQSHAEGVKIATACIGTFVLAESGLLNGQEATTTWWLAPLFRQRYPEVRLDSARMVVPSGDFTTAGAAMGHLDLALWLLNQASPDLASVVARYLLVDARPSQAPYMIPDHLARADPLVERFERWARGRLAEGFSLDAAASALATSTRTLQRRIEAVLGKSPLSYFQDLRVERAVHLLRTSRLDIEAIATAVGYVDGATLRTLLRRRLGRGVRELRGARADDM